taaataattatcaatacTGTGAAACTAATCGTATACCATATGCTGTAATACTGGCCGAAGATGAATTGAAACGTGGAATGGTTAAAATTCGTGATATTCAAACACGTAAAGAGGTGTGTCATTTGTGAGTTTATGAATtttcgattaattttttctttctttctctttagATCGAAGTTGCCAGAGCTGATATTGTCgtcgaattgaaaaaattgctcAATATTtcctagttttttttttggctgggGGGTATTGTATTTCTATCTAAATGGATTCTGTATGgggaaaaaacattttttcataaattgattgaataaaaagaaaaaaaattattgatacaAACGATtgttatttgattcattcaatatcgTGGTGGCTGTATCCATAATGGCATATTTGTGCAGAATAATTTCTGTTTATTCTCATTCACCATAAGCAGTTTTAATTGACCACGAAAATTGGGTGCTGATTCTGGTACACAAAGTGGTATTACAAATCGATATATATCATATGCTACTAATGGAcaattttttggtttttctcCACTAATAATTGATGTCATTTtagaacaaaaatttttttcttgaaataaTGGTAACCGATAACGTTTTCGATTAATCAATGCATACAATCgtatgaataattttattgcCGGAATTTGATTCTGAAATTGTATGGTGAATGTATAATTATTACCAGGTTCCAATATATGACATCTTTGTTGGCCATATTTACAAGAATCAATGGTCACTAATTCTGGTGTGTCTATTaatctgtctgtgtgtttttttcggtcaattcaattaaatgtaaaaacaaattcatcaatcaactTACGACATGGTTGaatatcaatttcaaacatttgttcagcgttattattttcaagtGCTGAAAATGTTGCgaaaatcaaaccaaaataAATTGTGCCGaaattggtcatttttttcgttactATTTCATGCtcaaatgttgtttttattttgcaaaaatttttagaaattcattcattcgattaaaagtaaaaattaaataaaacaaaaaaaattgccgaACATTTTCACTCAAGATGGCGacacaatgaattttttcaatacattGTTTATGAATGGCTAACAACATAGAATGAAAATACCGcgcaacgaaaaaaaacattcgattctttcgttctcaagaattttttcaaaaaaaaaaaaaaaattacccctcggttattatttttgtttgtccattTTCGTTTCCGAATCACGAATATTCATAATTAATCATTATATCCTTATTCGAGTGTATATAATATTTCCTACTTTGTTGCAATCATTTGGAGaaatgagaaagaaaaaaccgtATAACACATAAACGATTATCAACTAATGGCTATAATTAATTAGTATTTAATTCATTCCATAATGGTGATTCAGGTATGCAGAATCCATATGTGCATTTATTTTCGAATAATTCTATTTCTCATTATCAATGTtgcagaataataatgacttTTCTGCATTCATTCTATTTGTTTTAcgaatttaatgataatcatcattcattcatttcatggtttaaaaatgaaaatgttaaaCAGTTCTTATGATGATcgaacaaaagaaatttcttttcaaacaATTCGATTGCCAgtgattgtttttcaaccaaaaaaaattttgcccgtcaataaacaaacaaacttgaaatattttttctttcaatcaacaaatgaaatgaaaaaacaacgaaataaaaacaaacgtGGTTTCGAATTTTCGAATATTAGCaagccaaaaaaagaaaagcaaagaaaatattCTGTCTAATTATAATTCTGATCATGTATATGGTGTGAATATGGCTGGACTGTAGGTGATTCATTAATACGTGTCCCGTTTGTGTCCAATGGACAAAACAATGGAATTTGGctaaaaagaatattctcaaGTACACAGAGataatggccattttttcgaaaaataaatttggtCCAAAAAGctgtatgtatgttttgcagtcttgttttttttcaaacgttTTTTTGCAGTCAATTCAGTTTATTCGTTCACATTTggtggatcatcatcgtttagCTCGGTAATTTggtcattgtgtgtgtgtgtgtgcctgGCCCTTTTTTCTCAGTTATTGTTGATACTGATCATGGTGATCCATTTGGTCCAAACtatcattaaaatgaataatttaattttccaaATCAACATGATGGAATATGGCTCGTTCGTTTGGTGTTTGATGTTATGTATTCAGGTAACACATAACATTTTGATTCCTGTTTCTCATACATAATTGGTTTATGATTCAAATCtttattaatttaatttctaAAAAATATTTAGGCTGGCCATTTTAAAAAACCACCACCCATCGGTATCTGAATGGCCATCATGATGGTGAAGAGGCATCATCACTCATGATTGTcgtcaattcaattgttttgtttttcttttattttcactttttcaaATAGgatcatctcatcatcatcatcatcaacaacaaagaaagagaaaCGATGCTGTACAGTGTACACTATTGTTTTGCACACACTTATATATTACGTGatgatcaaagaaaaaaaaatgctttgtcttatccatcatcatcatcatcatgattgttATCTACAGTAATTCCAGTAGCTTTCTTTCAAATtggtgaaagaaaaaaaataattaacgGCCATACGCAATGATGGCCACAGCCACTACACTAAGGTaagaataaatttattatctCACTCAAAAACCaccattttattcatattcattattagagaatatcattttttatgttttgttttcaaaggacacaccaaaaaaacagaaataatTGTCAAACATCACTAAAAAAGACTAAcgcccatcatcatcatcatcatgagatAATTGTGTATCTACATTTTCTGTCATTTTGTTTAGGTAATTAAATAACACTGGTGAtatgtagaatttttttttcatgaatggacatgatgattg
This is a stretch of genomic DNA from Dermatophagoides farinae isolate YC_2012a chromosome 2, ASM2471394v1, whole genome shotgun sequence. It encodes these proteins:
- the LOC124500007 gene encoding uncharacterized protein LOC124500007 translates to MTNFGTIYFGLIFATFSALENNNAEQMFEIDIQPCHRLIDTPELVTIDSCKYGQQRCHILEPGNNYTFTIQFQNQIPAIKLFIRLYALINRKRYRLPLFQEKNFCSKMTSIISGEKPKNCPLVAYDIYRFVIPLCVPESAPNFRGQLKLLMVNENKQKLFCTNMPLWIQPPRY